The following proteins are encoded in a genomic region of Nicotiana sylvestris chromosome 4, ASM39365v2, whole genome shotgun sequence:
- the LOC138890581 gene encoding uncharacterized protein — MEFNNDLQAQEAEGERRKLAQENEALWAQVRKIRIAIENTGRSRKDEKLIYSLTQKVRDFEENLQKTEADLANARAKLAKDAGGGGSFVRQLKEKYDKGMVIIKEKVNVLENEMAKQARDFKAEREHCYALIARIERDLQ, encoded by the coding sequence ATGGAATTCAACAATGATCtccaagcacaagaagccgaaggtgAAAGAAGAAAGTTAGCCCAAGAGAATGAGGCTCTCTGGGCCCAAGTACGAAAAATAAGAATAGCAATTGAAAACACGGGAAGGAGCAGAAAAGACGAAAAGCTCATCTACAGCCTTACCCAAAAAGTGCGTGATTTTGAAGAGAATTTGCAAAAGACCGAAGCGGATCTAGCAAATGCCCGAGCCAAGTTAGCTAAGGacgcggggggggggggtagtttTGTTCGGCAGTTGAAGGAGAAATATGACAAAGGGATGGTGATTATAAAGGAAAAGGTCAATGTCCTTGAAAATGAAATGGCCAAGCAAGCTAGAGATTTCAAAGCTGAAAGGGAGCACTGTTATGCCTTGATAGCACGGATAGAGAGAGATTTGCAATAA